A genomic region of Zalophus californianus isolate mZalCal1 chromosome 11, mZalCal1.pri.v2, whole genome shotgun sequence contains the following coding sequences:
- the KBTBD4 gene encoding kelch repeat and BTB domain-containing protein 4, whose protein sequence is MESPEEPGASMDENYFVNYTFKDRSHSGRVAQGIMKLCLEEELFADVTISVEGREFQLHRLVLSAQSCFFRSMFTSNLKEAHNRVIVLQDVSESVFQLLVDYIYHGTVKLRAEELQEIYEVSDMYQLTSLFEECSRFLARTVQVGNCLQVMWLADRHSDPELYTAAKHCAKAHLAQLQSTEEFLHLPHHLLTDIISDGVPCSQNPTEAIEAWINFNKEEREAFAESLRTSLKEIGENVHIYLIGKESSRTHSLAVSLHCAEDDSISVSGQNSLCHQITAACKHGGDLYVVGGSIPRRMWKCNNATVDWEWCAPLPRDRLQHTLVSVPGKDAIYSLGGKTLQDTLSNAVIYYRVGDNVWTETTQLEVAVSGAAGANLNGIIYLLGGEENDLDFFTKPSRLIQCFDTETDKCHVKPYVLPFAGHMHAAVHKDLVFIVAEGDSLVCYNPLLDSFTRLCLPEAWSSAPSLWKIASCNGSIYVFRDRYKKGDANTYKLDPATSAVTVTRGIKVLLTNVQFVLA, encoded by the exons ATGGAATCACCAGAGGAGCCTGGAGCATCCATGGATGAAAACTACTTTGTGAACTACACTTTCAAAGATAGGTCACACTCCGGCCGTGTGGCTCAGGGCATCATGAAACTGTGTCTGGAGGAAGAGCTCTTTGCTGATGTCACCATTTCAGTGGAAGGCCGGGAGTTTCAGCTCCACCGGCTGGTCCTCTCAGCTCAGAGCTGCTTTTTCCGGTCCATGTTCACTTCCAACCTGAAGGAGGCTCACAACCGAGTGATTGTACTGCAGGATGTCAGCGAATCTGTTTTCCAGCTCTTGGTTGATTATATCTACCATGGGACCGTGAAACTTCGAGCTGAAGAGCTGCAGGAAATTTATGAGGTGTCAGACATGTATCAGCTGACATCTCTCTTTGAGGAATGTTCTCGGTTTTTGGCCCGCACAGTGCAGGTGGGGAACTGCCTTCAGGTGATGTGGCTGGCAGATAGGCACAGTGATCCTGAGCTCTACACTGCTGCCAAACACTGTGCCAAGGCCCACCTGGCCCAgctgcagagcacagaggaatttCTCCACCTGCCCCACCATCTACTAACTGATATCATCTCGG ATGGAGTTCCATGTTCCCAGAACCCAACAGAGGCAATAGAAGCCTGGATCAATTtcaataaagaagaaagagaggctTTTGCAGAGTCACTGAGAACTAGCTTGAAG GAGATCGGGGAGAATGTGCACATTTACCTGATCGGGAAAGAGTCATCTCGTACCCACTCGTTGGCTGTGTCCTTACACTGTGCAGAAGATGACTCCATCAGTGTAAGTGGCCAAAACAGCTTGTGCCACCAGATCACTGCAGCCTGTAAGCATGGCGGAGACTTATACGTGGTGGGAGGGTCCATCCCACGGCGCATGTGGAAGTGCAACAATGCCACTGTGGACTGGGAATGGTGTGCACCTTTGCCCCGGGACCGGCTCCAGCACACCCTGGTGTCTGTGCCCGGGAAAGATGCTATATATTCACTGGGTGGCAAGACACTGCAGGATACCCTCTCCAATGCAGTTATCTATTATCGGGTAGGTGATAACGTCTGGACAGAGACAACCCAGCTAGAGGTGGCTGTGTCAGGGGCCGCTGGTGCCAACCTTAACGGGATCATCTACTTACTGGGCGGGGAGGAGAATGACCTGGACTTCTTTACCAAACCCTCCCGACTCATCCAGTgttttgacacagagacagacaaatgcCATGTGAAGCCCTATGTTCTGCCCTTCGCAGGTCACATGCACGCAGCTGTGCATAAGGATCTGGTGTTCATCGTGGCTGAAGGGGACTCCCTGGTGTGCTACAATCCCCTGCTAGACAGCTTTACCCGACTTTGCCTTCCTGAGGCCTGGAGCTCTGCCCCATCCCTCTGGAAGATCGCCAGCTGTAATGGGAGCATCTATGTTTTTCGGGACCGATATAAAAAGGGGGATGCCAACACCTACAAGCTTGACCCTGCCACTTCAGCTGTAACTGTCACCAGAGGCATTAAGGTGCTACTTACTAATGTGCAGTTTGTGTTGGCCTAA